Proteins co-encoded in one Papaver somniferum cultivar HN1 chromosome 5, ASM357369v1, whole genome shotgun sequence genomic window:
- the LOC113282738 gene encoding tryptamine 5-hydroxylase-like yields the protein MDYLTSLALILPGIFIFHLLYRRCRPSSGSLRLPPSPPKLPIIGHLHLVSDMPHHSFSKLAQKHGPIMYLQLGQVPTLVVSSAKLAQEILKTHDHVFSNRPQIIGAQYLSFGCTDITFSRYGPYWRQARKICVTELLSPKRVNSFHLIRNEEVDILINSISKLSGSEVDMSEKFFVVANDVLCRVAFGKRFISDDESNRLPKVLTVSQELFSGFSIADFYPGLEWINSVTGLKKKLLKNLSDLRSVCDEIISEHMNRDNNQNKTVGGGGDGIIPALDREDFVDVLLRVQKAGDLEVPITDDNLKALVLDMFVAGTDTTSATLEWTFTELSRHPDIMKKAQEEVRNAVGPKGLVALNHLPQLNYMRAVMKETFRIHPPVPLLVPRESMEDCKIDGYDIPAKTRVLINTYDIGRDLSSWSNPLEFKPERFMVESRGRDIDVKGHQDFDLLPFGGGRRGCPGYSFALATIELTLARLMYHFDWSMPVGVRAEDVNLDEIFGLATRKKTALVLVPTINEDYIRDIQGQGQ from the exons ATGGACTACCTCACGTCTCTTGCTCTCATTCTTCCGGGCATTTTCATTTTTCATCTACTCTACAGACGATGTCGACCATCTTCCGGCAGCCTCCGCcttccaccatcaccaccaaaaCTTCCAATCATCGGCCACCTCCACCTCGTCTCCGACATGCCACATCACTCGTTCTCTAAACTCGCTCAAAAACACGGTCCAATTATGTATCTCCAACTCGGACAAGTCCCAACTCTAGTCGTTTCATCAGCAAAACTAGCTCAAGAAATTCTTAAAACACACGATCATGTTTTCTCAAATCGGCCACAAATTATTGGAGCTCAGTATCTCTCTTTCGGTTGTACTGATATAACGTTCTCACGTTACGGTCCTTATTGGCGACAAGCAAGAAAAATATGTGTTACTGAGTTACTGAGTCCGAAACGAGTTAATTCATTTCATCTCATTCGCAACGAAGAAGTCGATATATTAATCAACTCGATATCGAAATTATCAGGATCAGAAGTAGACATGAGTGAGAAATTCTTTGTTGTAGCTAATGATGTTTTATGTCGAGTCGCATTTGGGAAGCGTTTCATTAGTGATGACGAGTCGAATCGGCTACCCAAAGTGTTGACTGTCTcacaagaattgttttctgggtttAGTATTGCTGATTTCTATCCTGGGTTAGAATGGATTAACTCAGTCACCGGGTTAAAGAAAAAACTGTTAAAGAATTTGAGTGATTTAAGATCGGTTTGTGATGAAATAATATCAGAACACATGAATCGGGATAACAATCAGAATAAAACggtcggcggtggtggtgatggtatTATTCCGGCGCTGGATAGAGAAGATTTCGTTGATGTTTTATTGAGGGTGCAAAAAGCCGGCGACTTAGAAGTTCCAATTACGGATGATAATCTGAAAGCTCTTGTTCTG GACATGTTTGTTGCTGGAACAGATACGACATCGGCAACACTAGAATGGACTTTTACCGAATTAAGCAGACATCCAGACATTATGAAGAAAGCACAAGAAGAAGTAAGAAATGCAGTTGGACCGAAAGGATTAGTTGCGCTCAACCATCTTCCGCAACTGAACTACATGAGAGCTGTTATGAAAGAAACCTTTCGCATACACCCACCGGTCCCTCTCTTGGTTCCTCGTGAGTCTATGGAGGATTGTAAGATTGATGGGTACGATATACCGGCAAAGACGCGTGTACTAATCAACACCTATGACATTGGTAGAGACCTGTCATCGTGGTCTAACCCGCTTGAGTTCAAGCCTGAGAGATTTATGGTTGAGAGCCGTGGCAGGGACATTGATGTCAAGGGCCATCAAGATTTTGATTTGCTTCCTTTTGGTGGTGGTAGGAGAGGTTGCCCCGGGTATTCTTTTGCCCTTGCAACAATTGAGCTCACTTTGGCCAGGTTGATGTATCATTTTGATTGGTCGATGCCCGTTGGGGTTCGAGCAGAAGATGTGAATCTTGATGAGATATTCGGATTAGCCACTAGGAAGAAAACTGCATTGGTTCTTGTACCCACCATTAATGAAGACTACATACGTGATATTCAAGGTCAAGGACAATGA
- the LOC113282739 gene encoding preprotein translocase subunit SECE1-like yields the protein MAASSSSSSLIHFPNLTTTRVSHSSRHLSLQYKPQLSSSAAGASSLSYQSKRTSRRNLKAIEKGKEENSATTKFENVEGGEELKKEALEAEDKLGAEIREAMKVKKEEEEKENVNYWDGVIEEIKEIEWPVFSKVLGTTGVVIGVIAGSSVVLLTVNALLAEFSDQVFAGRGVQDFFG from the coding sequence ATggctgcttcatcttcttcgtcttcccTAATCCATTTCCCAAATCTCACCACAACACGTGTCAGTCATTCAAGTAGACATCTCTCCCTACAGTACAAACCACAattatcatcatcagcagcaggagCCAGTAGTCTGAGTTACCAATCTAAAAGAACCTCAAGAAGAAATTTGAAAGCaattgaaaaaggaaaagaagagaaTTCAGCAACAACAAAATTTGAAAATGTTGAAGGAGGAGAAGAATTGAAGAAAGAAGCATTAGAAGCTGAAGATAAATTGGGTGCAGAAATTAGAGAAGCAATGAAGgtgaagaaggaggaggaggagaaagagAATGTGAATTACTGGGATGGAGTGATAGAAGAGATAAAAGAAATTGAATGGCCTGTATTCAGTAAAGTATTAGGAACTACTGGTGTAGTTATTGGTGTTATTGCTGGATCAAGTGTTGTGTTGCTTACTGTTAATGCGTTGTTAGCTGAATTTTCTGATCAGGTTTTTGCTGGTAGAGGTGTTCAAGATTTCTTTGGTTGA
- the LOC113277816 gene encoding uncharacterized protein LOC113277816, translating to MGKRRRYQKKPHFCYSDTPRPCSSRKNISSEMKSVNEDIVKPYSSNSSTTGLNSHASLAQVYQNGMGRSILLRHARHHPINHYSHQALRSNVDSINLLNNNTISLLDEKFFCNLANRWHTHPGCQPSTTDGFGNISHKTGRMKFSSSVTNATTTTDDIIKASCGICLNLLKKKPYQDEAESSNELSVVAILVCGHVYHGDCLDKKTSEVDKSDPPCPICFESITLPS from the exons ATGGGAAAGAGAAGGAGATATCAAAAGAAGCCTCACTTTTGTTATTCAG ATACTCCACGGCCATGCTCCTCCAGAAAGAACATTTCTTCAGAGATG AAATCAGTTAATGAAGATATTGTGAAACCATATTCATCCAACAGTTCGACAACAGGACTTAATTCTCATGCTTCACTTGCGCAAGTATACCAAAATGGTATGGGTCGTTCAATATTGTTAAGACATGCAAGACATCACCCTATTAATCACTACTCTCATCAGGCGTTGAGAAGCAATGTAGATTCGATAAATTTGCTAAACAACAACACTATTTCGTTACTCGACGAGAAATTCTTCTGCAATTTAGCTAACAGGTGGCATACTCATCCTGGATGTCAACCAAGCACCACTGATGGTTTTGGAAATATTTCTCACAAGACAGGAAGAATGAAATTTAGTTCTTCAGTGACCaatgcaacaacaacaactgatGATATAATTAAGGCATCATGTGGTATATGTCTGAACTTGTTAAAAAAGAAGCCTTACCAAGATGAAGCAGAATCATCTAATGAACTTTCTGTTGTTGCAATTTTAGTTTGTGGACATGTTTATCATGGAGACTGTTTGGATAAGAAAACATCGGAGGTTGATAAATCGGATCCTCCTTGCCCAATTTGCTTTGAGTCCATAACCTTGCCATCATAA